From Candidatus Polarisedimenticolia bacterium, the proteins below share one genomic window:
- the selB gene encoding selenocysteine-specific translation elongation factor → MSIPRRVVVGTAGHIDHGKSLLVKTLTGTDPDRLKEEKERGITIDLGFANLSLPEGILAGFVDVPGHERFVRNMLAGVGGIDLVLLVIAADESIKPQTREHFEICRLLRIPAGIVVLSKADLVEPEILDLVRLEVREFLEGSFLASAPILPVSSKTGVGIEELKRAIGEAASRVPPRSAGMVFRLPVDRSFSIRGFGTVVTGTMISGKVAVGDEVEILPDGGVARVRGLEVFGASCKEAAAGQRTAVNLQGVETSAVVRGNLLASPGAFAPTRLLDVWLEALPGEGIEDQSSVRFHLLSAEVMGRIRLAGIERLEPGESAPAQMRLSKPVAALPGDRFILRRPSPAATVGGGMVLDNAPRKLRAAEIAAARERWERLKDPDPAVRLRELIRGAGRAGLDLGALRARTGLSPAALLDSLASDLGAGRILKVPADPPRFLAGEGFAVLQDEVIRAVGAFHRANPLHLGLPKEEVRSRFFRREPPEVFKFFLEEVVRRSRLKVEREIVALHGHQVSLQGAEAGAARRLEERFRSAGLNPPELEEVASQLDLPRKKIEELFFLLLKQGSLVRIKEGVVFHREALDSLKRRIWEYRATSETIDIARFKDLSGTTRKNAIPLLEHLDAIRVTRRDGNLRRILPPPA, encoded by the coding sequence GTGTCCATCCCACGCCGTGTCGTCGTCGGGACCGCCGGCCACATCGACCACGGCAAGTCCCTGCTCGTCAAGACCCTCACCGGCACCGACCCCGATCGCCTGAAAGAGGAGAAAGAGCGCGGCATCACGATCGACCTGGGCTTCGCGAACCTGTCGCTTCCCGAGGGAATCCTGGCGGGGTTCGTGGACGTTCCGGGGCACGAGCGCTTTGTCCGGAACATGCTGGCGGGGGTCGGGGGAATCGACCTCGTCCTTCTGGTGATCGCGGCCGACGAGTCGATCAAGCCCCAGACCCGCGAGCATTTCGAGATTTGCCGCCTTCTCCGCATTCCGGCCGGCATCGTCGTCCTTTCCAAGGCGGACCTGGTGGAGCCGGAGATCCTGGATCTCGTGCGCCTGGAGGTCCGCGAGTTCCTGGAGGGGTCGTTCCTGGCGAGCGCTCCCATCCTTCCCGTCTCCTCGAAGACCGGAGTGGGGATAGAGGAGCTGAAGCGGGCGATTGGCGAAGCCGCCTCGCGGGTCCCGCCGCGCTCCGCCGGAATGGTCTTCCGCCTGCCCGTGGACCGCTCCTTCTCCATACGCGGTTTCGGCACGGTCGTCACCGGCACCATGATCTCCGGGAAGGTCGCGGTGGGAGACGAGGTGGAGATCCTGCCTGACGGCGGGGTGGCCCGCGTGCGCGGCCTCGAAGTTTTCGGCGCCTCCTGCAAAGAGGCGGCCGCGGGGCAGCGCACCGCCGTCAACCTTCAGGGGGTCGAAACCTCGGCGGTGGTGCGCGGCAACCTCCTGGCCTCTCCCGGCGCCTTCGCTCCGACGCGCTTGCTGGACGTGTGGCTGGAGGCTCTTCCGGGGGAGGGCATCGAGGATCAGAGCTCGGTCCGGTTCCACCTGCTTTCGGCCGAAGTCATGGGCAGGATCCGCCTGGCCGGAATCGAGCGCCTGGAGCCGGGCGAATCGGCCCCGGCTCAGATGCGGCTCTCGAAGCCGGTCGCCGCGCTGCCGGGCGATCGCTTCATCCTGAGGCGTCCTTCTCCGGCCGCCACCGTCGGCGGGGGGATGGTCCTCGACAACGCCCCGAGGAAGCTGCGCGCGGCGGAAATCGCCGCGGCGCGGGAGCGCTGGGAGCGCCTGAAGGACCCCGATCCTGCCGTCCGCCTGCGCGAATTGATCCGCGGCGCCGGCCGGGCGGGACTGGACCTCGGCGCGCTGCGCGCCCGGACCGGCCTTTCGCCTGCCGCCCTCCTCGACAGCCTGGCCTCCGATCTCGGCGCCGGGCGAATCCTGAAAGTTCCGGCGGATCCTCCCCGGTTCCTCGCCGGCGAGGGCTTCGCCGTTCTCCAGGACGAGGTGATCCGGGCGGTCGGGGCCTTCCACCGCGCCAATCCGCTCCATCTCGGACTGCCGAAAGAGGAGGTCCGGTCGCGGTTCTTCCGCCGCGAGCCGCCCGAAGTGTTCAAGTTCTTCCTCGAAGAGGTCGTGCGCCGGAGCCGTCTCAAGGTGGAACGGGAGATCGTCGCGCTTCACGGGCATCAGGTTTCTCTTCAGGGCGCGGAGGCGGGCGCCGCTCGGAGGCTGGAGGAGAGATTTCGATCCGCCGGGCTGAACCCCCCGGAGCTCGAGGAGGTCGCCTCCCAGCTCGATCTTCCCCGCAAGAAGATCGAGGAGCTCTTCTTCCTTCTCCTGAAGCAAGGCTCCCTGGTCCGGATCAAGGAGGGCGTCGTCTTCCATCGGGAGGCGCTGGATTCCTTGAAGCGCCGGATCTGGGAGTATCGGGCGACTTCCGAGACGATCGACATCGCCCGCTTCAAGGACCTTTCCGGCACGACCCGCAAGAACGCCATCCCGCTTCTGGAGCATCTGGACGCCATCCGCGTCACCCGCCGCGACGGCAATCTCCGCCGCATCCTGCCTCCTCCCGCCTGA
- a CDS encoding DUF507 family protein, with product MRLSHEKIVHLSHLLLDELLDDDRVDYHGEESEVRQRIVALLKAELEKDDAVQEAIRRKIGSQKRNVPEGSPEWELLYRKYYEEELAKVKRLRE from the coding sequence ATGCGTCTCAGCCACGAAAAGATCGTCCACCTCTCCCACCTGCTGCTCGACGAGCTGCTCGACGACGATCGGGTCGACTACCACGGCGAGGAGAGCGAGGTCCGCCAGCGCATCGTCGCCCTGCTGAAGGCGGAGCTCGAGAAGGATGACGCCGTGCAAGAGGCGATCCGCCGGAAGATCGGGTCCCAGAAGCGCAACGTTCCCGAGGGAAGTCCCGAATGGGAGCTGCTCTACCGGAAGTACTACGAGGAGGAGCTCGCCAAGGTGAAACGGCTCCGGGAGTGA
- a CDS encoding DUF507 family protein, which produces MRLTRDQVEAITQNLVHALIREGTISTDEPGAVIDRLAAVFRDDLAVEDRLNEEVREILEKHNEEISRGDIDYQEMFRKIKTKLARERKIIL; this is translated from the coding sequence GTGAGGCTGACGCGCGATCAGGTGGAAGCGATCACCCAAAACCTGGTGCACGCCCTAATTCGCGAAGGCACGATCTCCACCGACGAGCCGGGCGCCGTCATCGACCGGCTGGCGGCGGTGTTCCGCGACGACCTGGCGGTCGAGGATCGCCTCAACGAGGAGGTCCGGGAGATCCTGGAGAAGCACAACGAGGAGATTTCCCGCGGCGACATCGACTATCAGGAGATGTTCCGCAAGATCAAGACGAAGCTCGCCCGGGAGCGCAAGATCATTCTCTGA
- a CDS encoding RNA polymerase sigma factor RpoD/SigA, with the protein MEYRPHERSSAVSKYLSEIGEFPILSKEEEQKLAASIKSKSKAHALNELVESNLSFVVKIASEYRHLGLPFEDLLNEGNIGLIEAAHHFDHNRGTKFITYAIWWIRKSILRALSQHSNLVRIPNYQMKKVRNVRATERALAKELGRKPDREEISKELQSTIAKIDEILQIKLRELSLDDKIGREKDTPISDYLVDQGSVNPEEELLREESESLIRLALKDLNDQEQTVIINRFGLEGGKTFTLKEIGERLGISRERVRQIEFQAKNRLRKLISRNRAVASPSKKIREGVSVMRLSIVRSKLSH; encoded by the coding sequence ATGGAATATCGGCCCCACGAGCGCAGCAGTGCCGTTTCCAAGTACCTCTCGGAGATCGGCGAGTTTCCTATCCTCTCCAAAGAGGAAGAGCAGAAGCTGGCGGCTTCCATCAAGAGTAAGAGCAAGGCCCATGCACTCAATGAGTTGGTCGAGTCCAACTTGTCGTTCGTGGTGAAGATCGCCTCCGAATACCGGCACCTGGGGCTCCCTTTCGAGGATCTGCTCAACGAGGGGAACATCGGCCTGATCGAGGCGGCCCACCACTTCGACCACAACCGCGGCACCAAGTTCATCACCTACGCCATCTGGTGGATACGCAAGTCGATCCTGCGCGCCCTGTCGCAGCATTCCAACCTCGTCCGCATCCCCAACTATCAGATGAAGAAGGTCCGGAACGTCCGGGCGACGGAGCGGGCGCTGGCGAAGGAGCTGGGCAGGAAGCCCGATCGGGAGGAGATTTCCAAGGAGCTGCAGAGCACCATCGCCAAGATCGACGAGATTCTGCAGATCAAGCTGAGAGAGCTGTCTTTGGACGACAAGATCGGCAGGGAGAAGGACACCCCCATCTCGGATTACCTGGTGGACCAGGGTTCCGTGAATCCCGAGGAGGAGCTCCTGCGCGAGGAAAGCGAGAGTCTGATTCGCCTCGCCCTGAAAGACCTCAATGACCAGGAGCAGACGGTGATCATCAACCGATTCGGCCTGGAGGGGGGGAAGACCTTCACCCTCAAGGAAATCGGGGAGCGGCTGGGGATCAGCCGCGAGCGCGTCCGGCAGATTGAGTTCCAGGCCAAGAACCGCCTCCGCAAGCTGATCTCCCGCAACCGGGCGGTCGCCTCTCCCTCGAAGAAGATCCGGGAAGGGGTGTCGGTCATGAGGCTCAGCATCGTGAGGTCGAAGCTCTCCCACTGA
- a CDS encoding helix-turn-helix transcriptional regulator, translating to MNLGRSKIKQPLLVGDRIRTLRKDRNLTQAELATSIGIQQSDLCRMENGEYKVSLETLFKILSIFQINIAEFFHEEAPPSISEKDVDFLREFQKLDLKAQREVWDFVRFKRLDGDADESESQSAGPGHRDREQKE from the coding sequence TTGAACCTGGGAAGGTCGAAGATCAAACAGCCTCTTCTCGTGGGCGACCGCATCCGGACTTTGCGCAAGGACCGCAACCTGACGCAGGCGGAGCTTGCGACCAGTATCGGGATACAGCAGTCGGACCTTTGTCGCATGGAGAACGGGGAGTACAAGGTCAGCCTCGAGACGCTCTTCAAGATACTGTCCATTTTCCAGATCAACATCGCCGAGTTCTTCCATGAGGAGGCCCCTCCGAGCATCTCCGAAAAGGACGTCGACTTCCTCCGCGAGTTCCAAAAGCTCGATCTCAAAGCCCAGCGGGAGGTCTGGGACTTCGTCCGTTTCAAGCGCCTCGACGGAGACGCCGACGAGAGCGAGAGTCAGTCCGCCGGCCCGGGTCACCGCGATCGCGAACAGAAAGAGTAG
- a CDS encoding tetratricopeptide repeat protein translates to MEKAWKESYEQLTKEAYEEIRRGNFKTAQDLFVSAGKLAGAAADQLEIDRAVCNISNVQLSLGNFHAAEQGLREILLRCSDHQILFIASANLASSLAKQGRTHRALFYSKKALAESAFLDPHWKAISRNRLANIYLMQSYFQEAIAEYRTALEIVRQAGIADRWPTEHYLDNLGYCLVLVQEYREGILHIHEALGLARHHRNQRCVTECFQDLSFAYMQLRSLRKAELYGRRALALALRKQYVDIVKTCYYLLGEIHYLQGNEKESDFFFGKLQEFYPDLDFLKDFLKTFDVSKILNFKNPS, encoded by the coding sequence ATGGAAAAAGCCTGGAAGGAAAGCTACGAACAGCTGACCAAGGAGGCCTACGAGGAAATCCGGAGAGGCAACTTCAAGACCGCCCAGGATCTCTTCGTCTCGGCGGGGAAATTGGCGGGTGCGGCGGCCGATCAGCTCGAGATCGACCGCGCGGTTTGTAACATCAGCAACGTCCAGCTCTCGCTGGGCAACTTCCACGCCGCCGAGCAGGGCCTGCGGGAAATCCTCCTGCGCTGCTCCGACCACCAAATCCTCTTCATCGCCTCCGCCAATCTGGCAAGCAGCCTGGCCAAGCAAGGGAGGACCCATCGCGCGCTCTTCTACTCCAAGAAGGCTCTCGCGGAGAGCGCCTTCCTCGATCCCCATTGGAAAGCCATCTCCCGCAACCGGCTCGCCAACATCTACCTGATGCAAAGCTATTTCCAGGAGGCCATCGCCGAATATCGCACGGCGCTGGAGATCGTCCGCCAGGCGGGCATCGCCGACCGCTGGCCGACGGAGCACTACCTGGACAATCTCGGCTACTGCCTCGTGCTGGTGCAGGAGTACCGCGAAGGGATCCTGCATATCCACGAGGCGCTCGGCCTGGCGCGGCACCATCGCAATCAGCGGTGCGTCACCGAGTGCTTCCAGGATTTGAGCTTCGCCTACATGCAGCTCCGATCTCTCCGGAAAGCGGAGCTGTACGGCCGGCGGGCCCTCGCCCTGGCGCTGAGGAAGCAGTACGTGGACATCGTGAAGACCTGCTACTACCTCCTCGGCGAGATTCATTACCTCCAGGGCAACGAGAAGGAATCCGACTTCTTCTTCGGCAAGCTCCAGGAGTTCTATCCCGATCTCGATTTCCTGAAGGACTTCCTGAAGACGTTCGACGTCAGCAAGATCCTGAACTTCAAGAATCCCAGTTAG
- a CDS encoding rhomboid family intramembrane serine protease translates to MNRPYRYERAGNSMGIGGTMTPAVRALIIVNTAIFVFEGLMRLANFGGLDEIFRSFFALQPSLVYGRGYLWQLVTYLFLHGDLSHILINMFMLWMFGVEMERMWGAPRFLRYYFLTGVGAGVVTCFFSPESRTIGASGAIFGVMLAYGMTFPDRQILFWFFFPMKAKHFVLLLAGIELWVSSSFVSDGIGHFAHLGGMLFGYLYLKRAWRLKDWISELRWKARRRRFKVFESREDKDRYPYH, encoded by the coding sequence ATGAACCGCCCCTATCGGTACGAGCGCGCCGGGAATTCCATGGGAATCGGCGGGACGATGACGCCGGCGGTGCGCGCGCTGATCATCGTGAACACCGCCATCTTCGTGTTCGAAGGCCTGATGCGTCTCGCCAACTTCGGCGGGCTGGACGAGATCTTTCGATCGTTCTTTGCGCTCCAGCCGAGCCTCGTCTACGGGCGCGGTTATCTCTGGCAGCTCGTCACCTACCTCTTTCTCCACGGCGATCTCTCCCACATCCTGATCAACATGTTCATGCTCTGGATGTTCGGCGTGGAGATGGAGAGGATGTGGGGAGCCCCCCGGTTCCTGAGGTATTACTTCCTCACCGGAGTCGGAGCGGGGGTCGTCACCTGCTTCTTCTCGCCGGAGAGCCGGACGATCGGCGCCTCCGGGGCGATCTTCGGCGTGATGCTCGCCTATGGCATGACCTTCCCGGATCGTCAGATTCTCTTCTGGTTTTTCTTTCCGATGAAGGCCAAGCACTTCGTGCTGCTGCTCGCCGGGATCGAGCTCTGGGTCTCCTCGAGCTTCGTCTCGGACGGCATCGGGCACTTCGCGCATCTCGGAGGGATGCTCTTCGGCTACCTCTACCTGAAGCGCGCCTGGAGGCTGAAGGATTGGATCTCGGAGCTGCGCTGGAAAGCGCGGCGGCGGAGGTTCAAGGTCTTCGAGAGCCGGGAAGACAAAGACCGCTACCCCTATCACTAG
- a CDS encoding HNH endonuclease — MVDSGVLVLNRLFQAIQITSVRRAFCLLYKGEVRAVAPDYTTYDWEDWKDVPAQPNDEFLATPSFRIRIPRVVLLLHFDRLPRHEIRFTRKNIFFRDKNRCQYCGGRFTTSDLNLDHVVPLSRGGKSTWENVVCCCVRCNSRKGGMLPFEAGMQLIKAPLRPRWHPFVKLSLSHSRYESWKNFLDVAYWNTELID; from the coding sequence ATGGTCGACAGCGGTGTCCTCGTCCTCAACCGGCTCTTCCAGGCCATCCAGATCACTTCCGTCCGAAGAGCCTTCTGCCTGCTCTACAAGGGAGAGGTTCGCGCCGTAGCGCCCGACTACACCACCTACGATTGGGAAGATTGGAAAGACGTTCCGGCGCAGCCGAACGACGAATTCCTGGCCACTCCCTCCTTCCGGATCCGCATCCCCCGGGTCGTGCTCCTGCTGCATTTCGATCGCTTGCCGCGGCATGAGATCCGGTTCACCCGCAAGAACATCTTCTTTCGGGACAAGAACCGCTGCCAGTATTGCGGCGGCCGGTTCACCACCAGCGACCTCAACCTCGATCACGTGGTGCCTCTCTCCCGGGGCGGGAAGTCGACCTGGGAGAACGTCGTCTGCTGCTGCGTGCGCTGCAATTCCCGAAAAGGCGGCATGCTTCCCTTCGAGGCGGGCATGCAGCTGATCAAGGCTCCCCTCCGTCCCCGCTGGCACCCTTTCGTCAAGCTCTCCCTCAGCCACTCCCGCTACGAGTCCTGGAAGAACTTTCTGGACGTCGCCTACTGGAACACCGAGCTGATCGACTGA
- a CDS encoding D-alanine--D-alanine ligase family protein, with product MAKRIRVGVIFGGRSVEHDVSLVSARSVLRHLDPGRYEVIAIGITRAGKWVTAADPGQLIDRGLDWEGAEECVLPADPAAGGFIRHPRAGAAPLAEPLDVVFPVLHGGQGEDGTLQGLLELADLPYVGAGVMASSVGMDKDMMKRVFREAGLPVVASRTLLRSRWPEAREGLMKELPAELGFPCFVKPANTGSSVGISKARDARQLADGIVLAFRYDRKAVVEAAVDAREIECSVLGNDDPIASVPGEIVPCNEFYDYEAKYLDEGSRLIIPAELPADRAEEVRRVAVEAFRAVDGAGMARVDFFLDRKSGRLVLNELNTIPGFTPISMYPKLWEAAGIPYSELLDRLILLALERHREKRSSVTDFQPSPGGRNP from the coding sequence ATGGCGAAGCGCATACGCGTGGGCGTGATCTTCGGCGGCCGCTCGGTGGAGCACGACGTGTCGCTCGTTTCGGCCCGGTCGGTCCTGCGCCATCTCGACCCCGGCCGCTACGAGGTGATCGCGATCGGCATCACGCGCGCCGGGAAGTGGGTCACCGCCGCGGACCCCGGGCAGCTGATCGACCGGGGGCTGGATTGGGAGGGGGCCGAGGAATGCGTCCTGCCGGCCGACCCCGCCGCCGGCGGCTTCATCCGCCATCCGCGCGCCGGCGCCGCCCCTCTGGCCGAGCCGCTCGACGTCGTCTTCCCCGTCCTGCACGGCGGGCAGGGGGAGGACGGAACGCTCCAGGGGCTTTTGGAGCTCGCGGATCTTCCCTACGTCGGCGCGGGAGTGATGGCCTCCTCCGTGGGGATGGACAAGGACATGATGAAGCGGGTCTTCCGGGAGGCGGGGCTGCCGGTCGTGGCGAGCCGCACGCTGCTGCGGAGCCGGTGGCCGGAGGCGCGGGAGGGCCTTATGAAGGAGCTCCCCGCCGAGCTGGGCTTTCCGTGCTTCGTGAAACCGGCCAACACCGGCTCGAGTGTCGGGATTTCGAAAGCCCGCGACGCGCGGCAGCTCGCGGACGGCATCGTCCTGGCGTTCCGCTACGACCGCAAGGCGGTTGTGGAAGCGGCGGTGGACGCCAGGGAGATCGAGTGCAGCGTGCTGGGGAACGACGATCCGATCGCTTCGGTGCCGGGGGAGATCGTCCCGTGCAACGAGTTCTATGACTACGAGGCGAAATACCTGGACGAGGGATCCCGGTTGATCATCCCGGCCGAGCTGCCGGCGGACCGCGCGGAGGAGGTGCGTCGCGTCGCCGTCGAGGCGTTTCGGGCGGTGGACGGCGCCGGCATGGCGCGGGTCGACTTCTTCCTCGATCGGAAGAGCGGCCGCCTGGTCCTGAACGAGCTCAACACCATCCCCGGGTTCACTCCCATCAGCATGTACCCCAAGCTCTGGGAGGCTGCCGGCATCCCCTACTCCGAGCTCCTGGATCGGCTCATCCTGCTGGCGCTGGAGCGCCATCGGGAGAAGCGCAGCAGCGTCACCGACTTTCAGCCTTCTCCGGGCGGCCGGAATCCTTGA
- the hflX gene encoding GTPase HflX: MERPRLLASARGPRPARRTVSDAPRAARHAPGEGAPRDGRRSAGSLSPGARPGRSERAILVGIRGPRQRLSEVEEHLEELARLAETAGASVVGTFLQEKPRRDPATAVGRGKVAEILEGKLALKAGLVIFDDELTPAQVRNLEGALEVTVVDRPGLILDIFARGARSREAKVQVELAQLRYLLPRLARRWSHLERQAGGIGVRGVGETQLETDRRLIQQRIARLAGDLKQIEKDRGERRKRRREAMKVALVGYTNAGKSTLLNRLTGAGAAAEDRLFATLDPLVRQGRGEWERFLFIDTVGFIRKLPPQLVASFRSTLEEARAADLLLHVVDLSHPRFEEQMATTRRVLEDLQLDDRPILVAFNKVDQVDLQTRRRAEAANSGALFVSASTGEGAGDLLRALQEEADGAMVLGEAALPPTAGAAIARIHALARVLESRMVDGRLEIRYRARREDAGMLARMIREAGGRP; this comes from the coding sequence ATGGAACGTCCTAGACTGCTCGCTTCGGCGCGCGGACCGCGCCCGGCGCGCCGGACGGTCTCCGACGCCCCGCGGGCCGCTCGACACGCCCCCGGCGAGGGTGCCCCAAGGGACGGCCGGCGCTCGGCCGGATCGCTTTCCCCGGGAGCGCGGCCCGGCCGTTCCGAGCGCGCCATCCTCGTCGGCATCCGGGGGCCCCGGCAACGCCTCTCCGAGGTGGAAGAGCATCTGGAGGAGCTGGCCAGGCTGGCCGAGACGGCCGGCGCGTCGGTGGTCGGGACGTTCCTCCAGGAGAAGCCCCGCCGCGACCCGGCGACCGCGGTCGGACGCGGCAAGGTTGCGGAGATCCTCGAGGGGAAGCTCGCGCTGAAAGCCGGGCTGGTGATCTTCGACGACGAGCTGACTCCCGCGCAGGTCCGCAATCTCGAAGGAGCGCTCGAAGTCACGGTGGTGGACCGCCCGGGGCTCATCCTGGACATTTTCGCGCGCGGCGCCCGGTCGCGTGAGGCCAAGGTGCAGGTGGAGCTGGCCCAGCTGCGCTACCTCTTGCCGCGGCTGGCGAGGCGCTGGAGCCACCTGGAGCGCCAGGCGGGCGGCATCGGCGTGAGGGGAGTCGGAGAGACGCAGCTCGAGACCGATCGCCGCTTGATCCAGCAGCGCATCGCCCGCCTGGCCGGCGATCTGAAGCAGATCGAGAAGGACCGCGGCGAGCGGCGCAAGCGCCGCCGGGAAGCGATGAAGGTCGCCCTGGTCGGCTATACCAACGCCGGGAAGTCGACGTTGCTGAACCGGCTCACCGGTGCTGGGGCGGCGGCCGAGGATCGGCTGTTCGCCACGCTCGATCCCCTGGTCCGCCAGGGTCGCGGCGAGTGGGAGCGCTTCCTCTTCATCGACACCGTCGGCTTCATCCGCAAGCTTCCCCCCCAGCTCGTCGCCTCGTTCCGCAGCACGCTGGAGGAGGCCCGAGCGGCGGACCTTCTGCTCCACGTGGTCGACCTCTCCCATCCGCGGTTCGAGGAGCAGATGGCCACGACGCGGCGGGTGCTGGAAGACCTGCAGCTCGACGATCGCCCCATCCTGGTGGCGTTCAACAAGGTCGATCAAGTCGATCTCCAGACCCGCCGGCGGGCCGAAGCCGCGAATTCCGGCGCCCTCTTCGTCTCGGCCTCCACCGGCGAGGGCGCGGGCGACCTGCTTCGCGCCCTTCAGGAGGAGGCCGACGGCGCGATGGTCCTCGGGGAGGCCGCGCTGCCGCCGACGGCGGGGGCGGCGATCGCCCGGATCCATGCTCTCGCCCGGGTCCTCGAGAGCCGGATGGTGGATGGCCGCCTGGAAATCCGCTATCGCGCGCGGCGCGAAGACGCGGGCATGCTGGCCAGGATGATTCGCGAAGCGGGAGGCAGACCCTGA
- a CDS encoding TlpA disulfide reductase family protein: MKTRRLRLPLALLLLGALAVPAAERREKPPRIGEMAPPFTLPDLEGRSVSLEGYRGREVVQIVGWATWCHGCREELPRLLSAYEKLHRKGFEILAITGPVGQDLEDVKAFAREKSIPYPILYDESRSVLQRYGMFYVPYNCLLDRSGRVVYEGGDLPEDYEKRIEQLLARNGTS, from the coding sequence GTGAAGACCCGCAGGCTCCGGCTCCCGCTCGCCTTGCTCCTGCTCGGAGCGCTCGCCGTCCCGGCGGCGGAGCGCCGGGAGAAGCCGCCGCGGATCGGGGAGATGGCGCCTCCCTTCACCCTTCCCGACCTTGAGGGCCGGAGCGTGTCCCTCGAAGGGTACCGGGGCAGGGAAGTGGTCCAGATCGTCGGGTGGGCCACCTGGTGCCACGGATGCCGGGAGGAGCTTCCGCGGCTGCTGAGCGCCTACGAAAAGCTCCACCGGAAGGGCTTCGAGATCCTGGCCATCACCGGTCCGGTGGGCCAGGACCTCGAAGACGTGAAAGCCTTCGCCCGGGAGAAGTCGATCCCTTATCCCATCCTGTACGACGAGAGCCGATCGGTCCTCCAGCGCTACGGGATGTTCTACGTCCCCTACAATTGTCTTTTGGACCGGAGCGGCAGAGTCGTCTACGAAGGCGGCGATCTTCCGGAGGACTACGAGAAGCGCATTGAGCAGCTCCTGGCCCGGAATGGAACGTCCTAG
- a CDS encoding cytochrome c biogenesis protein CcdA produces the protein MDSLDQILTRWSNELRLLLEPRLQSFSISAYLIVFAAGVLTSFTPCVYPMIPVTVTYIGGASAGSKRRAALRTLVYVLGIAIVYSALGAFAALTRRFFGQIASSPWALFAVGNVILLFGLSMLDAVVIPIPGILMRGSRGGENYLGAMVMGMASGLVAAPCTAPVLGTLLIYVGSRGNIAYGASLLFVFALGLGFLLMLLGTFTGALTSLPRAGAWMVTIKKVFGFGMILVAEYFLIETGKRLL, from the coding sequence ATGGATTCGCTCGACCAAATCCTGACCCGCTGGAGCAATGAGCTCCGGCTGCTTCTCGAGCCGCGCCTTCAGTCCTTTTCGATCAGCGCCTATCTCATCGTGTTCGCCGCGGGCGTCCTGACGTCGTTCACTCCCTGCGTCTATCCGATGATCCCCGTCACCGTCACGTACATCGGCGGCGCCTCGGCGGGATCCAAGCGCCGCGCCGCCCTCCGAACGCTCGTCTACGTCCTCGGGATCGCCATCGTCTACTCGGCGCTGGGGGCTTTCGCCGCGCTGACCCGGCGCTTCTTCGGTCAGATCGCCTCCAGCCCGTGGGCCCTGTTCGCCGTCGGGAACGTGATCCTCCTGTTCGGCCTTTCGATGCTCGACGCCGTCGTGATTCCCATTCCGGGAATCCTCATGCGCGGCTCCCGAGGGGGGGAGAACTACCTCGGCGCGATGGTCATGGGGATGGCCTCGGGATTGGTGGCGGCTCCCTGCACGGCGCCGGTCCTGGGAACGCTCTTGATTTACGTCGGCTCCCGGGGCAACATCGCCTACGGCGCCTCGCTCCTCTTCGTGTTCGCGCTGGGGCTCGGCTTCCTGCTCATGCTCCTCGGGACGTTCACCGGGGCGCTGACCTCCCTGCCCAGGGCGGGCGCCTGGATGGTGACGATCAAGAAAGTGTTCGGCTTCGGCATGATCCTCGTGGCAGAGTATTTCCTCATCGAGACCGGAAAGCGGCTGCTGTGA
- the trxA gene encoding thioredoxin → MGSKVMSVKDGNLDEEVLRSSVPVVLDFSAEWCGPCRKLAPIMEEIASEFEGKAKVGTVDMGLSQETALRFSILSVPTVLFIKDGKVRDQVVGLAQKTALVARLQRLL, encoded by the coding sequence ATGGGCAGCAAGGTGATGAGCGTGAAGGACGGCAATCTCGACGAGGAAGTCCTGCGTTCGTCGGTGCCGGTCGTCCTCGATTTCTCCGCGGAATGGTGCGGACCCTGCCGCAAACTGGCTCCCATCATGGAGGAGATCGCGTCGGAGTTCGAAGGGAAGGCGAAGGTGGGCACCGTGGACATGGGACTCTCCCAGGAGACGGCGCTGCGATTCTCGATCCTCTCGGTTCCCACCGTCCTGTTCATCAAGGACGGCAAGGTGCGGGACCAAGTGGTCGGGCTCGCCCAGAAGACCGCCCTCGTCGCCCGCCTGCAGCGCCTCCTCTGA